The following DNA comes from Tunturibacter psychrotolerans.
CTCCACCGACCCGAACACTGGCCTCCAAAACCTCAACATCCCCCTCACCGGCACCGGCGTCCCCAACGGCACCTTCACCCTCACCGTCAACGGAGGCCCCACCGCCACCCTCACCATCCCCAGCGAGCAAGCCGCCGACTACACCCTCACGCTCACCCCACAATCCAACTACAGCGGCACCGTCGTCCTCAACTGCACCCCCGTCACCCCCGGCCCCTACGCCACCTGCTCGCTGCTCCCTTCCAGAATCAACCTCAACGGCGCCGCACAAAACTCCATCGCCAACCTCAACACCGTAGCCGACGTCGCACCCACCACCTCACAAAACACCCACACGACACACAACCGCACCCTCCTCTGTCTCCTGCCCCTATCCTTCCTCTTCTTCTGGAAATCAAAATCAAGCAGCCCGCAAAAATCCCACCCCACACGCCTGCTCTTATTCGCAATCCTCCTCACCCTACCCGCGCTCTGGATCTCCGGCTGCGGCCGCGGAGGCACCGACCCCAACCTCCGCTTCACCCCACCCGGCACTTACCAATATCAAGTCACCGCCACCTCCACCACCGGTGTCGAACTCACCCAGACAGTCACCCTCAACCTAATCGTCACAGCCGGCCATTAAGCGGAACAATTATTTTGTAACCGTTACAGTTTCTTTTGTATTTGCAGTTGCAGTTGCCGTTGCCTTTCTAGTCGTCATCCCCGAAGGGGATCTGCTGTCGCCCCTCCGACCTCATCAGCCAAAGCGACACCATACCGCACCTTGGGCGCCCCCTCCGCCACCAGCAGCACCGCACCGGCATACAGCAACGTATCCCAAACGTAGTTCGCCCCCTCCAACACCGCAGGTACCCCAGACGCCATCAGCAAAATCGGTAGATAAAGAAAAACCGTAAGCAGCGTCATCACCAAACCCACCACCGCTGCCCCATCGCGGCAATATCTCCGAATCAATATCGCCACTCCACCCCCAATACAAACCAGCCCAGTCAGCAGCGCCCAAACATGCGGCCCAGGCACCCACGACGGCGTCAGCTTTTCCAACGGAACCCCTGGCGCAAACTGCGGAAAAAGTATCAACTCCACCCCATACACCATCAGCACAACACCAAAAACCACCCGCCCAACCCACACCGCTACATTCTCGCCGCCATCCCGCGACCACAAAAATCCCGCAAGCGCCAGCGCACCCGCACCAAAACTAAGATCCCGCAACGCCACATTCCAGATGAATCTATCGTGCATCTGCGCCACCGCATTCGGCACATGCAGCATCACCACAAACAGAAAAAACATGATCGCAAGCAGCGTCGCAGTCAGACGAACCCGTATCCCAAGCGCCAAACTAAACGCAGCAGCAATCAACGCAAGGCCAACGAAGTAAACCCAGAACAACCGCACCGGCATCCACACCGGAACAGCCCCAATAATCACCTTGCCGAGCACCAGATGCTCCGCCCCAAACGCCGCCAACGGTGCCGCAAACAGCACCCTGCCAACGGCAACCAGTTTGTCCAGCCCTACCGCCGTCTGCAACTCTCTTCTCGCGGCAACGAACCCAACAACAAGAGCAATCACCCCCGCAACGCAAATCCAAACATTAGTAGTCGGCGGCACAAACACCTCTTCCCAATCAGAATTTATGGCGCACTATCGAATCTTCTTCCAAAGCAGATCTTCGTTATTCCTGCGGTCAATCATCATGTCCACATGCCCCGCCGCATCGCGATGAAACAACCGCCGCCCCTCAACTCCCGCACGAAAAAACATATCCGGAGACTCCGGCAAGAGCTGATACGGCTTCCCCGAGTTGCGCTGCGCATACAACTCACTCCCCTGCCGCGTCACCGTGGCTACATTCCCCGGAGCCAGCTCGTACCTGCCCACATAATCATTCAACAGAGCCTCCGCGACCTCACCCACAGCCGGATCTTCGTAGTACCGCAACGTCTGGCTCGCAACAATCTGCCACGCCTGATTCCGATACAACCACGTGTCGGTCGAGTGATAACGTGCATGCAGCTCCCGCCCAAACACCGTCTCCACCTCATCGCAGTCATAACTCAAAATCGCAACGTTCACCGTAAGCAGCGACTTCGGACGCACCACCCGAATCGTCCCGCTGTAGCCCGCAGGCAACGGTTGCAGATCTTCCATCAGTGCAGCCTTATCCATCGCCCTGCCCTTCTCATCGAAGAACATCGCATCCTCTGCGACATACTTCTTCCAAGGCGCCTGATTACCAGGCCCAACCGCATCGTAAAGCTCTTGTGTCCGCTGAACTAGTTCCACTTCGGTAATCTTCGATATATCCACTCCACGCGCCACCGGACACACGAAGACCGCAATCACCAACGAAGCAACCAGAACTGGCTTCATCTCACTCTCCTTCAGACAAACTCCGACCCACCATTCTGCACAGTAGGTACGCCACCCAAAGCTCAGAGTTCCCTCAGCAGATCAATTGCCTACTGTCCATAGAGCCGATACCGAACCCAGTACGTCCCATTACTCCAATCGATCCGAGTCCCATCCTTGCTTATCGTCCCCGTGATCCTGGTCCCCTGCCAGTTCGTCGTCACACCCCACTTGCCATTGAACGATCCAGTAGCTCTATCTCCCACCTCGTTCTGCAACGTCAAATTTCCCCGCCGTTGCTGAATCGAACACTGCAGCGATCGATTCCCATTCGGATACCAGTTCCCATTCAGATTCGGCTGTCGATACCCACCACCACCCCCACCACCACCGCCGCCGTAACACCTGGCCCAGAACGTTCCATTCGACCAATTGATCCGCCGTCCATCTCCACTAAGCGTCCCCGTCACAAACTGCCACTCCGGCGCGACGATCTGATTGTCGCCCTGGAAGTTCCCAATCGACGTACTCCCACTCTCATTCCGCAGGTTCAGGATCGGTCCATTACTGCTGATCGAAGCCTGCTTCGAAGGGTCTCCCTGCGCGCACCACGCCCCCATAAACCCCGCCGATCCCGACGCCCCCTGCTGATTATTTCTTCTCGCCTGATCTTGCTGTTGCTGCCTCTGCTGCGGCGCATCCGGCGGCGGCCCCTGCGGAGCTTGCAAGTCCGGCGGCATCGTCGGAGCATCCGGTATTGGTGGCGCCTGCGGTATCGTAGGCATCTGCGGCGGCGCGGGCATCAGCTGAGC
Coding sequences within:
- a CDS encoding DUF4440 domain-containing protein; the encoded protein is MKPVLVASLVIAVFVCPVARGVDISKITEVELVQRTQELYDAVGPGNQAPWKKYVAEDAMFFDEKGRAMDKAALMEDLQPLPAGYSGTIRVVRPKSLLTVNVAILSYDCDEVETVFGRELHARYHSTDTWLYRNQAWQIVASQTLRYYEDPAVGEVAEALLNDYVGRYELAPGNVATVTRQGSELYAQRNSGKPYQLLPESPDMFFRAGVEGRRLFHRDAAGHVDMMIDRRNNEDLLWKKIR